TACACGGTAAACATATTTACAAAATAAGCGGAGGTATGGGGCTTCCCGTACCTCCGCTTTCTTTTTCGAATGCGATCAACGCAGATAGAGTGCTAGGATCGAAACATCGGATGCTGATACACCCGGGATCCGCGAGGCTTGCCCAAGAGAGGTGGGCTTTATTCTCATAAGTTTTTGACGGGCTTCTGTAGAGAGGCTATTGACTCTGGCGTAATCGAACTCACCCGGTATCCTCATCTGCTCTTGTTCCGAGAAACGTTCAACATCTCGATGAAGCTTTTGAATGTACCCTTCATATTTAACTGCGGTCTCTGTTGCGTGAACTACACGCGGGTGTTCTTCAAGAAGTGTGTGGTCTGAAGCTCCTACGAGATCAAGCAGGGGAGAGAGTCGCACCGCTGGCCGCTTTACCAGGTTGTAAAGAGTTGTGGTCTCTGAGATGGAGTCCTCGCCAAAACCATTCAAGAATGGATTGGCAACCTCAGGAGTGATTTTTGCGGTACTCACCTCGTTCGAGAGTCTCTCCGTTAAGCGTCGCTCCCGTTCAAAGCGCCGGTAGATATCCTCTGATACAACGCCAAGTCTCTTTGCATATGGCATGAGGCGATCATAGACTGTGTCAATTCGCAGCAGGAGTCTATACTCGGCAAGTGAGGTGAACACCCGGTATGGTTCTTCTGTGTTCTTGTTTACAAGATCATCGATCATCACGCCGATATACGCCTCAGAGCGTTGCAGTGAGAATGAACCTTCTCCCCGTACGTGAAGTGCTGCATTGATACCCGCGATCAAGCCTTGAGCCGCCGCCTCTTCATAGCCAGAGGTACCATTGATCTGACCGGCAAAGAAGAGCCCCTTGATGGCCTTTGTCTCGAGTCCGAAGGTCAGTTGGTAGGGAAAGAAGAAGTCATATTCAACAGCATAGCCGTATCTCAGAACATTCGCTTGTTCAAGCCCCTTAATACTCTTCAATCCGGCATCTTGGATATCTGTTGGAAGGCTGGTCGAAAACCCGTTCACGTAGACTGTATCAGTGTTCAGTCCTTCTGGCTCCAATACGATCACATGAGAGTCTTTATCTGAAAAACGGAAGATCTTGTCTTCGATAGAAGGGCAATATCTAGGTCCGGCTCCTGTGATAAGCCCCGTGAACATCGGTGAACGAGAAAAGCCATCTCGCATCATGTCATGGGTCAACGATGAAGTTTTCGTTGCAAAACATGCCAGGCTATTCTTCACCTTCTTTGTGTGGAGCGAAAACGGGGTAGGGAATTCATCTCCCAGGTGGGGCTCAAGACCCCTGTAGTCTATGGACCGCTTGTCGATCCTTGGCGGCGTGCCGGTTTTTAGCCTGCCTTTTTCGAGTCCGTGTGCAGTTAGAAGATCAGATATTCTCTCGGCAGGCCGTTCGCCAACACGCCCACCGGCCGTTGCGTCGGTTCCGGTCCACATTACAGCATTGAGAAAGGTCCCAGAGCACAAAATCACTGCCTGGGCTGTGATATGTTCATTCGACTGTGTTCTGACGCCTTTGATGCGGTCGTTTTCGACAACGATCTCTACTACGGTCTCTGATATCACCGTTAGGTTTGGAGTTGACTTTATGGCGTGCTGGGCAAAAAGAGGGTAGAGGTCTTTATCGTTTTGTGAGCGGGGGGACCATACAGCCGGACCCTTAGATGTGTTTAACATCTTGAACTGAATGCCACTCGCATCCGCTATTCTCGGCATTACTCCCCCAAGAGCATCTATTTCCTTGGCAAGATGACCCTTGGCACTTCCCCCAATAGACGGATTACACGATAGGCGACCTATCGTGTTGAAATCCATCGAGATACAACCAACTCTCAGTCCCATTTTTGCAGAAATGATCGAGGCTTCTATGCCGGCATGACCACCACCAATTACGAGAATATCGAAAGCTGAGGGTGAGGAATGTTTCACGTGGAACATTTCATAAAATGGTGGTTAGTGTTTCGTGAAAAACGGCTCAATATGTTTCACGTGGAACACTATACGAGGAACTTGACCATTAGATATTCGTCGACGTAGGAATTGTCAACCTTCATAGCGCGCGACTCAGTGCCGTAGACCGTGAATCCAAGCCGAAGGTAGAGGCCGTAGGAGGCTTCGTTACGAGTGCTTACAGTCAGCTGGATCTGTTCTACTTCTAAAATGTCCCTAGCTGTCTCTATCAGGGAGGAAATCAATTTGGAGGCAATTCCTTGTCCTCGATATTCCTCAAGGACAAATAGGCCCCAAAGTCGGCCCTTATGGCGCAATTTCAACTGTTCTTGACCAGAATAGCCTATCATTCCGATGATCCGCCCACTTGGATCCACAGCTCCAAGTAGGTACTGATAGGGATAGTTCATGTACTTTTCGTACCGTTGTTCCTTCGAGAGCACCGAAAGACCCTCAAACCAATCGTGGTCAGAGCCAAACACCTCAGGAGCTTGTAGCAGTGCCTCCTTTTGGATGTCGAGAAATGCGGGGAAATCGTCGATCTCTAGAGGGCGAATTGTGTGATCCGTAGTCATAGGATGGTATTCCAAGCGTTGTTATTTACCGATGCAGAATCTGGAGAAGACGGTGTCCAGAACGTCTGGATTCCATGATTCTCCTGAGATGTCACCCAATAGGCGTATTGAAGACCGGATGTCAACTGAAAGGAGGTCTGAGGACAGGCCCGAATCTAGCCCCGCAACAGCAAGGCGTAGATGTCCGGCAATACTTCGTAAGAGTTGAGCCTGCCTGGCGTTGACCAATACATCGGAGATTCCCGAAGTACTGGATCTTACCCGCTCTGCAAATGCTGTTTTGAGGTATTCAAGACCGTATCCGGTAGAAGCAGAACAGAGCACAGAATTCGGATCTTGCACCGGATCCAGCTTTGACGTCACCATATCAACCTTATTCTGAACCGTTAGGACGGGTGTGTAGGGAATCTGGATCCGATCTCATGCACTAGCGACTCGGAATGTGCTTCACCGATGGATAGGTCGTTTACAACCAGTATCAGGTCGCTTTCTTCCAATAGTGAAGTTGTCAGCCTGATTCCTTGTAGTTCGATCTGGTCATCGGTTGGGCGAAGCCCAGCAGTATCGATCAAGTGAATGGAGTATCCGTCAATGAAAAGCGTTTCCGTGAGGTAATCTCGGGTGGTTCCAGGTATGTCACTGACGATCGCTCGCTCCCGTCCCAGCAACGCATTGAAGAGCGAGCTCTTCCCGGCGTTGGGAAATCCGACCACGGCAACGTGAAAGCCAGACCGCAGAACCTCGGCACTATGGGCAGATGCCGCAGTAGCATCAACATCATCGATGATCGTTTGGAGAGTGGAACGTAGAACCGTACGGTTGACGAATTCTACATCCTCCTCGGAGAAATCAAGCTCCAACTCAAGGAGTCCGATTACATCGAGTAACTGTTGACGGAGACCAGTCAAACGGCGCGTGAAGCCCCCTGACAGCTGTCGTGCAGCCGTTTGAGCCCCTACACGGGATCCTGCATGGATCAGGTCCGCCACGGCCTCTGCCTGTGTAAGGTCGAGCTTTCGATTCATGAACGCCCGCTTGGTGAATTCACCGGGTTGGGCAAGCCTTACGCCTGACTCGAGAAGAGAGCCGAGGATCTGTTCCGTAACGAACGAACCGCCGTGACACCCAATCTCTACAACATCCTCCCCAGTATAGGAATGTGGGGCGCGAAAGACCGACGCCGTAATGGAGTCGATTCTAGCGCCCTCGATGATCCACCAACCATACGAAATGGAATGATCAATCGCCTCTGATAGCGTAACAGAACCAGAGAAGAACCGATCTACCGCATTGAATGCAGATGGACCACTGACTCTAACAACGGCCAGTCCGGCAATACCCGGGGGAGTTGCGAGGGCGCAGATAGTATCGGTTAGATGAGGAGTCGTCATAAAGCAAAATATGCAGACGTTGCGGCTATTTGGCGTGAATGTTGAGGGAAGAAGTATGACAGCGAGTCAGCACTTAATAAACAGGTTTACTATCATCGAACCCATAGAATTCCATCTGCCCGTTGTGACATCAACGAACGACTATGCGAAAGAGCTCCTTTCGACGTATCCGTATGTGTTTGTATCAGCACAACACCAAACGGCGGGACGTGGCAGAAACGGACGTACCTGGGTAGGTGATATGCAGGCCAATGCATATTGCTCCATCGGCCTTCTCCATTCACACGAAGAGACGATCGAAGAGCTCTCAGCCTATATGGCAAGGGGCTCCTTGGCTGTCTTGGACACGATCCGCAAGCTGTACCCTGCCATTGAATTGCGGCTCAAGTATCCAAACGATGTACAAGCACGCACCCAACATGGATGGGCAAAGCTTGCAGGGATACTTGTGGAACATGAGTTTCAAGGGCAGCGTTGCACCACGTCTGTGATCGGCATCGGGGTAAACATCAACCAGATGGAGTTCCCGGAGACTATTACACAGCCTTGCACGTCACTACGACTACTTGGGGTGTCTGCCGATTTAGGAGTAGTGATTCATTCACTTCGTAGTTGTTTCTCATGGTGGCGATCCAAGCCTTGGATGGAAGTGCATGAGTTGTGGGTGAAAGAACTTGACCTAGCATCAAAGAACATTCGGATACGGGGCGCTGACGGTGATTGGAAGTTGAAACGTGTACTTCCTGACGGTCGGCTGGTTCTTCAGAATGATGTCACACATACGGAACGGACAATCAGCGATGGCGACACTCTACGATACCAAGATTGAGCTCAACGGTGTTGAGTATGGCATTGCCGGGATCGATGTAGGTAATAGCCGCGTAAAGATCCATCATGATGATGTGTTCTTGTCCTTCCCGTATGACAAGGACTGGAAGAAGAATGTCCAGCATCACTTCCGTGATCATGTTTCCAAACGATATCTGATCGGACTGTCCAGCGTAAATCCAAAACAGACAACTGCAATCGTTAAGGTACTCCAGCGCATTCCGGGTCATTTGGTTCTTAACGCGCATTCGCTGCTCATGAGAAACGATGCACTGCTGTCGCTTGGACGCGTTGAAAACGCTGGTATAGATCGAATGCTAGGAACGATCGGTGCGATGACGCGTGTACAGCCCCCTATCATCACTGTTGATTGTGGCACGGCGGTAACTGTTAATGCCGTGTCGTCCGATCATCACTTCCTAGGCGGTGTGATCTTTGCCGGACTATCAACGCAACTCTTCGGACTCGCAAAACAAACCGCAGCCATTCCAGAGACCAAGTATGCTCCGCCTACCAGCTCCCTTGGCGTGAATACAATGCAGTGTCTGATGTCGGGAGTAACAGCGTCCGTTGTAGGCGGTGTACTCCGTACGATTGCTTCTATCAGATCCAACGATCTTGTAGATACGAACGTGCCGGTTGTGATCACAGGAGGCGAGTCGCAGCAGGTACTCGACACTCTCTTAGCCGAAGGGATCAACGCCGTCTATCACCAGCACATGGTC
This region of Ignavibacteria bacterium genomic DNA includes:
- the mnmG gene encoding tRNA uridine-5-carboxymethylaminomethyl(34) synthesis enzyme MnmG — translated: MFHVKHSSPSAFDILVIGGGHAGIEASIISAKMGLRVGCISMDFNTIGRLSCNPSIGGSAKGHLAKEIDALGGVMPRIADASGIQFKMLNTSKGPAVWSPRSQNDKDLYPLFAQHAIKSTPNLTVISETVVEIVVENDRIKGVRTQSNEHITAQAVILCSGTFLNAVMWTGTDATAGGRVGERPAERISDLLTAHGLEKGRLKTGTPPRIDKRSIDYRGLEPHLGDEFPTPFSLHTKKVKNSLACFATKTSSLTHDMMRDGFSRSPMFTGLITGAGPRYCPSIEDKIFRFSDKDSHVIVLEPEGLNTDTVYVNGFSTSLPTDIQDAGLKSIKGLEQANVLRYGYAVEYDFFFPYQLTFGLETKAIKGLFFAGQINGTSGYEEAAAQGLIAGINAALHVRGEGSFSLQRSEAYIGVMIDDLVNKNTEEPYRVFTSLAEYRLLLRIDTVYDRLMPYAKRLGVVSEDIYRRFERERRLTERLSNEVSTAKITPEVANPFLNGFGEDSISETTTLYNLVKRPAVRLSPLLDLVGASDHTLLEEHPRVVHATETAVKYEGYIQKLHRDVERFSEQEQMRIPGEFDYARVNSLSTEARQKLMRIKPTSLGQASRIPGVSASDVSILALYLR
- a CDS encoding GNAT family N-acetyltransferase, whose product is MTTDHTIRPLEIDDFPAFLDIQKEALLQAPEVFGSDHDWFEGLSVLSKEQRYEKYMNYPYQYLLGAVDPSGRIIGMIGYSGQEQLKLRHKGRLWGLFVLEEYRGQGIASKLISSLIETARDILEVEQIQLTVSTRNEASYGLYLRLGFTVYGTESRAMKVDNSYVDEYLMVKFLV
- the mnmE gene encoding tRNA uridine-5-carboxymethylaminomethyl(34) synthesis GTPase MnmE; amino-acid sequence: MTTPHLTDTICALATPPGIAGLAVVRVSGPSAFNAVDRFFSGSVTLSEAIDHSISYGWWIIEGARIDSITASVFRAPHSYTGEDVVEIGCHGGSFVTEQILGSLLESGVRLAQPGEFTKRAFMNRKLDLTQAEAVADLIHAGSRVGAQTAARQLSGGFTRRLTGLRQQLLDVIGLLELELDFSEEDVEFVNRTVLRSTLQTIIDDVDATAASAHSAEVLRSGFHVAVVGFPNAGKSSLFNALLGRERAIVSDIPGTTRDYLTETLFIDGYSIHLIDTAGLRPTDDQIELQGIRLTTSLLEESDLILVVNDLSIGEAHSESLVHEIGSRFPTHPS
- a CDS encoding biotin--[acetyl-CoA-carboxylase] ligase, with the protein product MTSTNDYAKELLSTYPYVFVSAQHQTAGRGRNGRTWVGDMQANAYCSIGLLHSHEETIEELSAYMARGSLAVLDTIRKLYPAIELRLKYPNDVQARTQHGWAKLAGILVEHEFQGQRCTTSVIGIGVNINQMEFPETITQPCTSLRLLGVSADLGVVIHSLRSCFSWWRSKPWMEVHELWVKELDLASKNIRIRGADGDWKLKRVLPDGRLVLQNDVTHTERTISDGDTLRYQD
- a CDS encoding type III pantothenate kinase, with the protein product MATLYDTKIELNGVEYGIAGIDVGNSRVKIHHDDVFLSFPYDKDWKKNVQHHFRDHVSKRYLIGLSSVNPKQTTAIVKVLQRIPGHLVLNAHSLLMRNDALLSLGRVENAGIDRMLGTIGAMTRVQPPIITVDCGTAVTVNAVSSDHHFLGGVIFAGLSTQLFGLAKQTAAIPETKYAPPTSSLGVNTMQCLMSGVTASVVGGVLRTIASIRSNDLVDTNVPVVITGGESQQVLDTLLAEGINAVYHQHMVTDGILALLSKATLADLQDSIIGKILN